The window TTGGGTTGTGATCGACATGGCGTCCTCGCTGTTATTCTGCTCGAGGCAAGCCTAGCACGCTCCCTTGGCGAGGGAGTCCGCAAAGTGCGAATGGCGCAATGTCAGCCGCGCGACGCTCCGCGCAGCCGTCCGACCACGCCGGTCGGGAAGAAGTAGACACTGGCGATGAACAGCAGCCCGAGCCACAGCAGCCAGCGGTCGGGATGCAGCAGGCCCGGCAGCAGCGGCAGGCCGGCGTCGGCCGCGGCGCTGGAAGCCGCTCCCATCAATGCCTGGAGGTAATTTTGTGCCAGGATGAAGATCACGGCGCCGATCAGGGCGCCGTAGATCGTGCCCATGCCGCCGATCACCACCATCAGCAGGATGTCGAGCATGATCGAGAACGACAGCGAGGTGTCGGGGCCGGCATAACGCAGCCACAGCGCGTTGAGCACGCCGGCGCCCGCGGCCACCAGGGCCGCGATGCAGTTCGCCCAGGTCAGGTGAAACACCGTGCGATAACCCAGCGCTTCGGCGCGGAAACGATTTTCGCGGATCGCCTGCAGCACCCGCCCGAACGGCGAATTCACGATCCGCAGTAGCCCCAGGATCATCGCCGCCGACGCAATGAAGATCATGTAGTAGGTCAGCGTGCGGCCGGTGATCGCGATGCCGAACAGGTTCTTGACGAACACCGTGCCCGGGCGCAGCAACTCCGGCAACTGGAAGCTGCGGCCGTCTTCGCCGCCGGTCAGCCACGACAGTTGCGAGGCCAGCACCAGGAATGCGGACGCCACCGCCAGTGTGATCATGGCAAAGAAGATCGCCTGCACCCGCAGCGAGAACAGCCCGATCGCCAGCGCCAGCAGCGCGGCCAGCGGCAGGCCGACCACAAGCCCGGTCGCGACCGCGGCCCAGCTCGGCCCCATGCCATAGAGCGCAATGGCAATGGCGTAACTGCCGATGCCGTAGAACATGGTGTGGGCGAACGACACCGTGCCGGTGTAGCCCAGCAGCAGATCGTAGGAGGCGACCAGGGCCGCGAAGATGCAGATCTTGGTCGCGACATTCAGCGCCTTCGCGCCGGGAAACAGGAACGGCGCCGCGGCCAGCGCCACGACGATGAGCAAGAGCAGGGCGCTGAGCACGCGGCTGCGCGGCGGATCACCTGAAAGAATCATCATCGGTTGGTCACCGCATAAAGCCCGCGCGGCCGCCACATCAGGATGACGACCATCAGGAGGATGTTGGAGACCAGCGCCAGCTTCGGCACCAGGAAGCCGCCATAGTTGGCGACCATCGCCACGAGAATGGCACCGATGAAGCAGCCGCTGACCGATCCCAAGCCGCCGATGATGACTACGATGAAGATCAGCACCATCAGGTCGGCGCCCATCGAGGCATGGATCTGCTCGCGATACAGCCCCCACATCACCCCGCCGAGACCGGCCAGCGCCGAGCCCACCATGAACACGCCGAGGAACAGCCGGCGGATGCGATAGCCCAGCGCTTCCACCATTTCGCGGTTCTCGACGCCGGCGCGGATGAGCAGTCCTATCTTGGTGCGGTTGAGCACCAGCAGTGTGGCGACGAACACCACCAAGCCGACCACCATCGCCAGCACGCGATATTTGGCGATCGCGATGTCGCCGATAATGAACGAGCCGCGCAACGCCGCGGGCAGCGGCATCGGGATTTGCGCCGGGCCCCACAGCGCATAGAGCGCCTGCTCGGCAACGATTAGCCCGCCCATGGTGATCAGGATCTGCTTCAGATGATTGCCGTACACGGGAAGGATCAGCACCCGCTCGAACACCAGGCCCAGCGCGCCGGACACCGCCATCGCCAGCAGCACCGCGGGCGCCAGCGCCGCAAGGTTGGTCCAGAGCGCGTCAGCCTGGATCCAGCCGGCCAGCGGCCCAAGCACCAGCGTCGCCACATAGGCGCCGACGGCGATGAAGGCGCCATGGCCGAAATTCAGCACGTCCATCAGTCCGAACACCAGCGTCAGCCCGGACGCCATGATGAAGATCATCATGCCCATGGCGAGGCTCGCCACGGTGAGGGTAACCCAGGACGAGGTCGAACCGATCAGCGGCAGCATGATGGCCGCAAGCACAATCGGCAGCAGCACCGGGATGATATCGCGCGGCGGTTGCGGCAGGGTGTCGTCCAGCGCCGTATCGGTCATTGATGCGCCTCCAGGCTGAGGCCGAGAAAACGTTCCTGCAGCGTGGTGTTCTCGGCGAGCTCGGCCATCGCGCCGCGATGCACGATCCTGCCGTTGTCCATCACGGCGACATCGTCACCGAGCTGTTGCGCCACGCGAAAATTCTGCTCGACCAGCAGGATCGTGGCGCCGCGGCGCTTGATCTCGGCCAGGCAATCGATCAGGGCCATCACGATCGCCGGAGCGAGGCCCTTGGTTGGCTCGTCGATCAAGAGCAATTGCCGCGGCTCGACAATGGCGCGGGCGATCGACAGCATCTGTTTTTGGCCGCCGGACAGCGTGCCGGCGCGCGACAGCCAGAATTTCTTCAGCGCCGGAAAGAACTGGAAGATCCACACGAGTTGAGCGTCGTCGAGCGGGCCGTTGCGGGCGGCAAGGATCAGGTTTTCCTTCACCGTCAAATCGGAGAACACCGCCATGGTCTCCGGCACATAACCGATGCCTCGGCTGGCGATCTCGGGCGTGGTCTTCGCCTCGATCCGCTCGGTGCCGAGCGTGATGCTGCCCGACGACGCCGGCCACAGGCCCATGATGGTGCGCAGCGTCGTGGTCTTGCCGGCGCCGTTGCGCCCCAGCAGCATGGTGGTGCGGCCCTCGGCAACGCCGAGATCGACCCCCTGCAGGATGTGATAACGCCCGATATGGGTGTGCACGCCGGTGAGGGACAGAAGTGCGCTCATGCGGCGCTCTTTCCCGGGGCGATGCCGAGATACGCCTCCTGCACGATCGGCGAGGCGATCACTTCCGCCGGCTCGCCATCCGCGACCAGGCGGCCGTTGTGCAGCACAATGATGCGATCCGCCAGCGAGCGCACCACGTCCATCTTGTGCTCCACCAGGAGGATGATTTTGGTCGGGTCTCGTTTCAGTTTTGCGATCAGGTCGAGCACCACCGGCACTTCGTCCACGCTCATGCCGGCGGTCGGCTCGTCGAACATGAACACCTTCGGCTCCAGCGCCATCATCAGCGCCACTTCCAGCTTGCGCTGGTCGCCATGGGACAGCACGGTCGCCGCCACGGCGCGCTTGCCGCCGAGCGCCACGCTGTCGAGGATGGCGTCGGCGCGTTCGACAAGATCCGTGCGCTTCATCCAGGGCCGCAGCATGTCGTAGTGCACGCCGGCCGCCGCCTGCACCGCAAGGCGCACATTCTCTTCCACACTCAAATTCGGAAACAGATTGGTGAGCTGGAAGGCGCGCCCCAGTCCCGCGCGCGTGCGCAGCGGCGCGGAGAGTTTGGTGATGTCGTTGCCGTTCAGCAGCACCTGGCCTGCGCTGGCCGTCAGCTGGCCGGAGATCAAATTGAAATAGGTGGTTTTGCCGGCGCCGTTCGGCCCGACAATGGCGGTGAGTTCGCCGGGACGAAATGCGCAGCTCACGCCATTGACGGCGACATGGCCGCCGAAACGAATGGTGAGATCGCGGGTTTCGAGGGTGAGGGTCATGGGGATTATGCCGTTAGATCAGCAAAGACGCTTCGACACTCTCAGCGTCATGCGCGGGCTTGACCCGCGTATCCAGCTTTCTTCACAGAGGTTCGTGTTGCGAAGAAGCTGGATTGCCGGGTCAAGCCCGGCAATGACGCAGTGGGGGACGATACGTCTGGTGTAAACGATGCGACGTGGTTGCCCTTACCTCTTATTCCGGATCGGGATCGTCATGTCTTCGATCTTCAGTTCGCGCACCGGCTCGTTCACCGCCCAGGCCAGGTTCGGATCGATCTTGACCTTGAAGTGATACATGCTCTGCAGTGCCTGGTGGTCTTCCTTGCGGAAGATCATCTTGCCCTTCGGCGTATCGAACTCCAGACCTTCCATCGCGGTGATCAGCTTCTCGGTGTCGGTCGACTTCGCCTTCTCGACGGCCGTGACCACCGCCATCGCCGCTGCGAAGCCGCCCGCCGTGAAGAAATCCGGCGGCGCGTTGAAGCGCTTCTGGTGTTCGGCCACGAACCAGTCGTTGATCGGATTTTTCGGGATGCCGTAATAATAATAGGTCGCGCCTTCCATGTCCGGCAGCCGCTTGTAGGCGGCGAGTGCGGGCAGGATGTTGCCGCCGGTGGAGAGCTCGATGCCGTAACGCTTCGGGTCCATGTCCTGCAGCTTGGTCAGGGGATCACCGGCGCCGGCCCAGACCACCCAGATGATCTTGCGGCCCGGCTTGTCCTTCATGGCATCGAACAGCCGCTGGCCGGCCGCGGTGAAGTCGGTGGTGTTGGTCGGCACATATTCCTCTGTGGCCAACGTTGCGCCGGTCTTGGCCAGCGCTTCCTTGAAGGCGGCGACGCCGTCGCGGCCGAACGCATAGTCCTGTGCCAGCGTCGCGACCGTGACACCGGGCTTGCCGATCGCCACCGCATTGGAGATCGCGTCCTGCGACGAGTTGCGGCCGGTGCGGAAGATGTACCTGTTCCACTTCTCGCCGGTGATCTGGTCGGCCACCGCCGGCTCCACGATCAGGATCTTCTTGTTTTCCTCGGCGACGGGAAGATCGGCCAGCGCGGCGGCCGACGATGTTGTGCCGATGGCGATATCAGCTTTGTCGTCCTGGTAGGCTTCGGCCAGCGCCGCCTTGGAGAGGTCCGGCTTGCCCTGGTCGTCCTTGGTGATGATCACGATCTTGCGGCCGTCGACCGTCATCGAATTCTTGGTGGCGTACTCAAAGCCCATGCGCAGGCCGGTTTCGGTCTGCTTGGCATAGGCCTCGAGCGGGCCGGTCTTGCCATAGATCAGCGCCACCCGGAGGTCGTCGCTGTGGGCGGCGCTTGAGGCGGCCAGCACCGCGCCGGCCAGAAAAATGGTTCTTAAGGTCGTCATGTGGCTCCCTCCAGAGACGTGTCGGCTCTAAACTTGACACTTGATTCATGTTTCATATTTTGGCTATTGCTATCGGCTCCTAATGAAGCCGTCAAGCGACCAGCCTAGTCCTGCGGCAAAACTCCACGGTGACGATGATCGACGCTATTCCCGCGCCTAAAAGTTCGACGCCCAAGAGCTCGACACCGAAGACCAGCCGCGGCGAGCGCACTCGCCAGCGGATCCTTGCCGCGGCCGAACGCCAGATCGGCGAGCGCGGGTTTGCCGAGACCTCGGTGGTGTCGATCACGCAGGAGGCCGAGGTTGCGCAGGGCACGTTCTATGTGTACTTCCGCACCAAGGAAGAGGTGCTGCGCGAGCTGGTGCTGCGCATGGGCCGGCGGTTGCGCCGCTCGCTGACCCTGGCGACCGCAGGCATCGAGGATCGGCTCGAGGTTGAACGCCGCGGTATCCATGCCTTCTTTGCCTTCGTGCGCGACAATCCGAACCTCTATCGCGTGGTGGCGGAATCGCAGTTCATCGATGAGGCCGCCTACCGCGCTTATTACACCGACTTCGCCGCCAGCTATCGCATCGGGCTCGAGGCAGCCGTGACGCGCGGCCAGATCTCGCCGGGCGACGCGGAACTGCGCGCCTGGGCGTTGATGGGCATCAGCGACATGGCCGGCCGTCGTTACGCGCTGTGGGAGCGCGACGCAGCGTTCGATGCCGCGGCGGAAGCGGCGTTCGATCTTGTCGCGCATGGATTGGCTCCGCGTTAAAGCGGATGCTCAGCACCGCCAGCGCGATCTCACCAGACCGGTTACGATCCCAATCGCGATCATCAGCCCGACCACGGGAAGCCAGATCAGCACCGCGCCCACCACCAGCAGCAGGATCACCGCCACGATAATGATCGCAGCCAGCGCCACCAGCAGCAGCCCGAACGGTCCGGGCCGCGCGATGTAAATGCGCTGGAAGCGCGCGTTGAAAGGGCCATCCCTATCATGCGGCGGCAACGGCGCGCCTGGCGGAATGATCTCCGGCTCGGCGCGCGGTCTGTTGCTGGGCGGGTTGGATCCCTGGTCCGACATGATGGTGGCTGCGTCTCTGTTGGCTGCTACACCATCGCGCGCTTGCCGACGAAACACAATGCGGGCGGACAGCGCAGGTATGTAGCCCGGGTGAGCGAAGCGACACCCGGGATCTGCAACCCCGGATATCGCTGCGCTCATCCGGGCTACAACGTTTCTACCTCCGTCACGCCACCTGCTGGTTCGGCCCCGCGAGCTCCTTGGCGAGCGTGGTGGCACCGACATAATCGGTCTTGCCGGAGCCGAGCAGCGGGATTTTGTCCACGATGCGGATGTCGGCCGGGACAGACAGCTCCGACGCGCCGATGCTCTTGGCGTGCTTCGACAGTGCCTCGCGCGCTGCATCAGCCTGCGTGGTCAGCAGCACCACACGTTCGCCCTTGCGCGCATCGGGAATGGAGACGGCGACCGACATCGCCTGCGGCCACAGCGCCGCCGCCATCGCTTCCACCGCCGACAGCGACACCATTTCGCCGGCGATCTTGGCGAAGCGCTTGGCGCGGCCCTTGATGGTGATGAAGCCGCCGGCGTCGATCGACACGATGTCACCGGTGTCGTGCCAGCCGTCGGGCAGGGGCTCCAGCACGCCGGGTTTCTCCGCGCGCAGATAACCCAGCATGACGTTGGGACCGCGCACCGACAGCCGTCCGCCCTCCTCGATGCCGGGGACCGGATCGAGCTTCGCTTCCATCAGCGGCGAGATGCGGCCGACGGTGCCCGGACGATTGGCCATCGGTGTATTCATCGCCAGCACCGGCGCGGTTTCGGTTACGCCATAGCCTTCCAGGATGCGAATGCCGAAGCGCTCCATATAGACCGCGCGGGTGCGCTCCTTCACCGCTTCGGCGCCCGCGAGCACCAGCCGCAAGGTGCGGAAGTCGTAAGGATGCGCCGAGCGCGCATAGCCCGTGAGGAAGGTGTCGGTGCCGAACAGGATGGTGGCGCCGGTCTGATAGATTAGTTCGGGCACGATGCGGTAATGCAGCGGCGACGGATACATGAAGATCGGAATGCCCGACATCAGCGGCATCATCAGTCCACCGGTCAAACCGAACGAGTGGAACACCGGCAGCACATTGAACACCTTGTCATTGGCATTGGCATCGACCCGCGCCAGCGCCTGCGCGGCGTTGGCCAGGATGTTACGGTGGGACAGCACCACGCCCTTGGGCGTACCTTCGGAGCCCGACGTGAACAGGATCACCGCGGGGTCCTGCGCGCTGCGCTTGATGCGCGGGGCGATGCCGTCGAGCAGACCCTTGATCTTGTCCACGGTGCCGACAGAACCGCGGACGTCTTCAAGATAAACCACCTTGGCTTCAGCCGCGATCGCGGACACCAGCTTGTCGAGCTTGCCCTTCTCGATGAAGGCACGCGACGTCAGCACGGTCTTGACCTCCGCCGCCTTCATCGCGGCCAGCACGTTGACCGGACCGGCGGAGAAATTCAGCATGGCCGGGACGCGGCCGATGCTCTGCAGCGCCATGAACACCACGGCGACGCCGGCGGAGTTCGGCAGCAGCACGCCGATGTTCTCTCCGACAGCTGTGCCGGTTTCCAGCTTGCGGCTGAGCACCTGCGCGCCCAGGATCAGCTTGCGGTAGGTCAGCGAGGTGCCCAGCGCATCGGCGATGATCGGCTTGCCGGTGTCGCTGGTCTTGTAGGCATGGGCGAGGCCCTGGAACAGGGTCTGGTCCAGCATTGCCGTCTTCACCATGGCGTCGATCATGACGTCCTGCAGCGCGGCGCCGGCGGCGTTGCGCCGGATCTTGCCGCGCAGCGCCGGATCGATCT is drawn from Bradyrhizobium prioriisuperbiae and contains these coding sequences:
- a CDS encoding branched-chain amino acid ABC transporter permease gives rise to the protein MMILSGDPPRSRVLSALLLLIVVALAAAPFLFPGAKALNVATKICIFAALVASYDLLLGYTGTVSFAHTMFYGIGSYAIAIALYGMGPSWAAVATGLVVGLPLAALLALAIGLFSLRVQAIFFAMITLAVASAFLVLASQLSWLTGGEDGRSFQLPELLRPGTVFVKNLFGIAITGRTLTYYMIFIASAAMILGLLRIVNSPFGRVLQAIRENRFRAEALGYRTVFHLTWANCIAALVAAGAGVLNALWLRYAGPDTSLSFSIMLDILLMVVIGGMGTIYGALIGAVIFILAQNYLQALMGAASSAAADAGLPLLPGLLHPDRWLLWLGLLFIASVYFFPTGVVGRLRGASRG
- a CDS encoding branched-chain amino acid ABC transporter permease; the protein is MTDTALDDTLPQPPRDIIPVLLPIVLAAIMLPLIGSTSSWVTLTVASLAMGMMIFIMASGLTLVFGLMDVLNFGHGAFIAVGAYVATLVLGPLAGWIQADALWTNLAALAPAVLLAMAVSGALGLVFERVLILPVYGNHLKQILITMGGLIVAEQALYALWGPAQIPMPLPAALRGSFIIGDIAIAKYRVLAMVVGLVVFVATLLVLNRTKIGLLIRAGVENREMVEALGYRIRRLFLGVFMVGSALAGLGGVMWGLYREQIHASMGADLMVLIFIVVIIGGLGSVSGCFIGAILVAMVANYGGFLVPKLALVSNILLMVVILMWRPRGLYAVTNR
- a CDS encoding ABC transporter ATP-binding protein codes for the protein MSALLSLTGVHTHIGRYHILQGVDLGVAEGRTTMLLGRNGAGKTTTLRTIMGLWPASSGSITLGTERIEAKTTPEIASRGIGYVPETMAVFSDLTVKENLILAARNGPLDDAQLVWIFQFFPALKKFWLSRAGTLSGGQKQMLSIARAIVEPRQLLLIDEPTKGLAPAIVMALIDCLAEIKRRGATILLVEQNFRVAQQLGDDVAVMDNGRIVHRGAMAELAENTTLQERFLGLSLEAHQ
- a CDS encoding ABC transporter ATP-binding protein, with amino-acid sequence MTLTLETRDLTIRFGGHVAVNGVSCAFRPGELTAIVGPNGAGKTTYFNLISGQLTASAGQVLLNGNDITKLSAPLRTRAGLGRAFQLTNLFPNLSVEENVRLAVQAAAGVHYDMLRPWMKRTDLVERADAILDSVALGGKRAVAATVLSHGDQRKLEVALMMALEPKVFMFDEPTAGMSVDEVPVVLDLIAKLKRDPTKIILLVEHKMDVVRSLADRIIVLHNGRLVADGEPAEVIASPIVQEAYLGIAPGKSAA
- a CDS encoding substrate-binding domain-containing protein, whose protein sequence is MTTLRTIFLAGAVLAASSAAHSDDLRVALIYGKTGPLEAYAKQTETGLRMGFEYATKNSMTVDGRKIVIITKDDQGKPDLSKAALAEAYQDDKADIAIGTTSSAAALADLPVAEENKKILIVEPAVADQITGEKWNRYIFRTGRNSSQDAISNAVAIGKPGVTVATLAQDYAFGRDGVAAFKEALAKTGATLATEEYVPTNTTDFTAAGQRLFDAMKDKPGRKIIWVVWAGAGDPLTKLQDMDPKRYGIELSTGGNILPALAAYKRLPDMEGATYYYYGIPKNPINDWFVAEHQKRFNAPPDFFTAGGFAAAMAVVTAVEKAKSTDTEKLITAMEGLEFDTPKGKMIFRKEDHQALQSMYHFKVKIDPNLAWAVNEPVRELKIEDMTIPIRNKR
- a CDS encoding TetR/AcrR family transcriptional regulator — translated: MIDAIPAPKSSTPKSSTPKTSRGERTRQRILAAAERQIGERGFAETSVVSITQEAEVAQGTFYVYFRTKEEVLRELVLRMGRRLRRSLTLATAGIEDRLEVERRGIHAFFAFVRDNPNLYRVVAESQFIDEAAYRAYYTDFAASYRIGLEAAVTRGQISPGDAELRAWALMGISDMAGRRYALWERDAAFDAAAEAAFDLVAHGLAPR